In a genomic window of Phacochoerus africanus isolate WHEZ1 chromosome 6, ROS_Pafr_v1, whole genome shotgun sequence:
- the LOC125129489 gene encoding T-cell surface glycoprotein CD1b-1-like — translation MLLLLLLLLAVIIPGGDSEDAVQGPTSYHVIQISTYANSTWAQNQGSGWLGDLQIHGWDSDSGTAIFLKSWSKGNFSDEEVTEVVDLFRVYFIGFTREVQDKAKEFQLEYPFVIQGTAGCELHPGKAISSFLRGALGGLDFVSLKNNLCVPAPEGGSKAQQFCALIIQYQGILDIIETLLSETCPRYLLGVLDAGKAELQRQVKPEAWLSSGPTPGPGRLLLVCHVSGFYPKPVWVMWMRGEQEQPGTQRGDILPHADGTWYLRVTLDVVAGEASGLSCRVKHSSLGDQDIILYWGHPTSITLIVLAIIVPFLILLICLALWYWRRWSYQSVL, via the exons ATGCTGCTTCTGCTACTTCTATTGCTGGCAGTTATCATCCCAGGGGGTGACAGTGAAGATG CTGTCCAGGGGCCAACTTCTTACCATGTCATCCAGATTTCGACCTATGCCAATAGCACCTGGGCACAAAACCAAGGCTCAGGCTGGTTGGGTGACTTGCAGATTCATGGCTGGGACAGTGACTCAGGCACTGCCATTTTCCTGAAGTCCTGGTCCAAGGGCAACTTCAGCGATGAGGAGGTGACTGAAGTTGTGGACCTCTTCCGAGTCTACTTCATTGGATTCACTCGTGAAGTGCAGGACAAAGCCAAGGAATTCCAGTTAGAAT ACCCCTTTGTGATCCAGGGTACAGCAGGCTGTGAACTGCATCCTGGAAAGGCCATAAGTAGCTTCTTGAGGGGAGCTTTAGGAGGACTGGATTTTGTGAGCCTCAAGAATAATTTATGTGTGCCTGCCCCAGAGGGAGGCAGCAAGGCCCAGCAATTCTGTGCACTCATCATTCAGTACCAAGGCATCTTGGATATCATTGAGACACTCCTCTCAGAAACCTGTCCTCGATATCTCTTGGGTGTCCTTGATGCAGGGAAGGCAGAACTACAGAGGCAAG TGAAGCCTGAAGCGTGGCTGTCCAGTGGCCCCACTCCTGGACCTGGCCGTCTGCTGCTCGTCTGCCACGTCTCAGGATTCTACCCCAAACCGGTGTGGGTGATGTGGATGCGGGGTGAGCAGGAGCAGCCTGGCACTCAGCGAGGTGACATCCTGCCCCATGCAGACGGGACGTGGTATCTCCGAGTAACCCTGGATGTGGTGGCTGGGGAGGCATCTGGCTTGAGTTGCCGAGTGAAGCATAGCAGCCTAGGAGACCAGGACATCATCCTTTACTGGG GACACCCCACCTCCATCACCTTGATAGTTTTGGCCATAATAGTGCCCTTCTTGATCCTTTTAATATGTCTTGCATTATGGTATTGGAGGCGCTg GTCATATCAGAGTGTCTTGTGA